The sequence ATACATATCACTAAGAGTCATATCCTAGGCTTGTCAAATcatctatttgatttttttcatgttgattGTACTTTTTTCTAGCACTAACATTAATCTATTGTTTATTGTGATCGATCGAACTTGATGCTTTAGAGCTCTCAATTTCTAATAAGTCCATCAAGCTTCGAGGTatcaagtttcattttttaaaaaacagttaaaataaGATTCTTTAACCTATTAAATACAAGAACTTAACTCATAGTTTTAAGGTAGgatcaactttttatttatccCCGTGCCCCGAATCTAAACCCGAAACAATTGAATCAGAGCTATTTGACTCGACCCAAGCCTACCAAAATGCCAGATCAAGTAAAGAAAGGTTCTCATTTTCTAAAACTCTTTCAATGCCTTtgcagaagaaaagaaaaaacaagccaTATGCTATTCCGATCCTTCGAAACCATGTAGGCAACCGTACTATGAAAAGGCCTACGATGTAGCTGGTGTGCCTGCTAGATAAACAGGCTATTGGTCTGGATGTGATGTCCATGCGGGCCTCTGGAGAACAAGGCTTTCCAGATTTAAGGACAATATGGCCGACAGAGACTGTAACATGGTTGCCATCCAGTTCCCACATTCTGATGATAAACCCAACAACAACTACATTCGAGACAAGGACAAACCAGAAGTGGTCTTATCCTGTTAGCTAACTTACCCTTTCACATGAAGTTTGTTGCCTTTTGTCCCTTTTCGATAGTATAGATTTGAGCTACGTGTGATCAAAATGTGTTTgggtttgagaaaaaaaaaatttcattggattgaaaaaaaaataatgatatcaaaactattaaaaaaaaaaaagcttttttaaaaatattaattgaatgattaacattataattatataacacTGAAAACAAGTAAGAGAGATTTGCAActgttcacaataataaaataatcgaGTCACTGTTCATGGTATTTTTTCGTCCTCAtactttaaaaatgttttaatgtacggtttttagtttttaatttacattatcACATGTGTGTTatgaaaagaattatttttaagctGTATGAAGATTGCTATTATGGAATAAAATTGTAgggtttggttttaaaaaataaacaatttggtttgatttgatttttagtttttaggctaattaaagttttttccaTTGGAAATTAGGTTATTTAGGTTCTAAgaatgttcctttttttttttttttttttgtgtttttagcttttttaaaagtagTAATTGGCTTTTTAGAATTCAaccctggttttttttttctttttttatcatttttgtgtTAGTGAACAACATTTTTGTTTGCTTAATCAAACAAGGTTTTAtctattctatttttaataataaataaataaaatatacaggatgaaaataaaaaatattttatttttttgttattatcaattttttatattttgacaaattaattaatcttttattttatttttaatacaatggCATATAAATTATCGAaccattattattttcttatctaaAAAATGCTTCAAAATCATGGTCAAGgtagaaaataaataagtttaaaaaaaccaaaagggaGCTATGGCTAAGGAAAAGGATGGTTTTTCTTCtgaatttaaatcatttaaacttattatgaatatttattttaagtcttttattcaaataaccatatttttaatcaaaacaatttcatcaagataaaaaaaaaatgtatgaacaaaaAGAATTTGACCGGTTTTTGCTCGAGAACTTAAAACCATTTAAATTCTTATAtaattagtatttattttattatataaaataaaataaaatataggttTCGAAAAAAccagtattttttaaaaacattttcactatatattgataataaaaaaacctgcaCTCTAAGAAATAAACTGGGATGTGGTGTGTTGATGACTTTTGCTTCTTGTTGATCAGAGGTTTCTTGCTTGTTGGTTCTGCGCTTGTCTCAGAAACATCTTCTAGCATGAAAACACGCACACAAAACATGAGAACAGCTACTGTTTGCAGGcaaactatataattaaaactGGCATGCATTTCCAATTTCTAGCTAGACGAAGACACCTCCTGGTAGACTTGACGAGGAAGATTTTTACATTAGGCTGTTGCTTAATCACTATCTACATCCTAAAAAAGGTTAGCCAGTCACATATACTGATTAATCCATTCCATTCCGGGAATGTAATTGTTTTCTGGTGGCATGTAGAAAGCATCTCCATATCCTTCCAGTACTGCAAATTCTCCCAGAAATGGGGGCTCCATGGCCATTGACAGGGATGAACTGGGACTGCTGGTGGAAACCCTATCAGCACGGTCTGATAGCCTTTGGATCTCCTTTTCTGCTCTAGAGAGTTGTTCCTTGAGCTTTAAAACCTGCAATTAATGAACCCGTATAtcattaattatgtaaaaaacacTGAAAATTGGAATAATTTGACATGTTCTGATGAAGGTATGCTTGTTCCATCAGTCTAGCTTGGACAATGGCGTGCCTCGTCGCGCTCGTGGAGCAGTGGATTTGAAGGGCCCGACCCAATACTATTTAGCTTTAAACAACGTTGTACGAACTCATGAACCACATTGTAGaattttgttgtaaaaaaatgGCAATTTTCTGTTCATTTTCAATGTTTTGGTTCACTTTTATGATGAATTTTCCTCTGAATCCTAATCCATTAGGCTGACTTTCTCCGAGCCTAGGGCCCATGTACGTTCGAGAATGGACGGTGTGCTTGGCATTGTTACCAGACTACagttcattaatttttgtttttctattttaaactaattttttaaaaatgttttctgatctccttttctattttaaattaatattatccCAGAAACGAACCAGACCAGAtcagaaggaaaacaaaacaacaaaaaaaagtatgCCAAAGAGAAGAAGACATGCAAGAAATTAACCAGTGAATTCCTAGACTAGTAGAATCTTGCGTATGCAGGCAGGGGGGCGGAAGCATGTAAGAGAACTCAAATTGGAGtcctaattttatcattttgcatgaaaaaaacCAACGAGGTACGTGAgtctacttttattttatttggtattAAATAAGATATATAAGCATAGTTGACCttaaacaactcaatttcatcaagtaattaattaaatagtttcaCTAAGTTGATCAGTGCTTCTTCATTGCTAATAATATACCTAATAAAACAGTAAAATATAGCACTTGATCAAGCAATTAGCTATACTCAATTTCTTCCTCTGGTGTAATAAAAGAAAACGAATGATCCAAATCACTGAGCCTTAATAGACTAATAAAGTACTTAAGAAACATGTTCTTAAACATACAGAGAAAGACTAGAGAGAGATTGACCTCGGATTCAAGCAGGCATTTCTCGACAACTATGCTCTCATGGGCTGTCTTCAACTTTGTGTATTCCTCCTCTAGCTTCTTGTTCTTCCACCTTGCCCTTCGGTTTTGAAACCAAACCGCAACTTGACGAGGGTCAAGCCCCAAATCTGAAGCAAGCTTCTCCTTCCTCTCGGTTTCCAACTTATGTTCATCACCAAAAGTCATTTCTAGGAAATTAACTTGCTCAGCACTAAGTTTCCTCTTCCTTGCGCCACCAACACCTTCTCCTGTGTTCTTCTTTCGCCTTCGTCGTGGTTTAGATTCACCTAAACATGTCCAAGAGCACATGTTAAGGAAACACTATCAACTTATTTACAAGCTCATGATCAAAACACAAGAAATTGTGATGGCTGCTTGGTTTTCATGTATCAGTACTAACCTTGTTTTGGAACCATTTGAGTGTATAAACCGGGGTACAATTGAGATATGAGTGCTATGTGATCTTCAACCTTGTGATTCATGGTGGTTGTCCTCCTATTGGTTGTCTTCCTCTCTTTTCCTCTTATCTCAGCACTCAAGATAATTATGATGGTGTTCTAGGTGTTGAAGAAGGAGTGGGCAGCCTTGAGAAACATGAAGGTTCATTTTATAAGGGTGGAGTAGGACTTAAGTGGGTGTTTGTCAAAACGGGCTTTCTTGAAACTTAGGTGGTGAGGACTTTAATTTCCGTGCTAATTTCAACAATGCCATTCATGCACCTTGACCAGAATATAGGTT is a genomic window of Populus alba chromosome 5, ASM523922v2, whole genome shotgun sequence containing:
- the LOC118029986 gene encoding homeobox-leucine zipper protein ATHB-40, with the protein product MNHKVEDHIALISQLYPGLYTQMVPKQGESKPRRRRKKNTGEGVGGARKRKLSAEQVNFLEMTFGDEHKLETERKEKLASDLGLDPRQVAVWFQNRRARWKNKKLEEEYTKLKTAHESIVVEKCLLESEVLKLKEQLSRAEKEIQRLSDRADRVSTSSPSSSLSMAMEPPFLGEFAVLEGYGDAFYMPPENNYIPGMEWINQYM